A stretch of the Malus sylvestris chromosome 10, drMalSylv7.2, whole genome shotgun sequence genome encodes the following:
- the LOC126587750 gene encoding uncharacterized protein LOC126587750: MGICNSCESISVATAKLILQNGQLQEFSKPIKVSHALQMMNVSPMHFICDSDYMEFGGFFSAVDGDEVLQLGQLYFVLPLSWLKKPLRPEQMAALAVRASLALTNMRRRYGGGCKSASPVVFTISRMADRGGGDSRISDGVGHREVVRRRRRGGRRYNRRGGSGSYRTRLSVILEEDEKIEEGA; the protein is encoded by the coding sequence ATGGGGATTTGCAACTCATGCGAATCAATCTCTGTAGCTACAGCCAAGTTGATTCTTCAAAACGGGCAGCTTCAGGAATTCTCGAAACCGATTAAGGTCTCACATGCATTGCAGATGATGAACGTCAGTCCCATGCATTTCATATGCGACTCAGATTACATGGAGTTTGGAGGCTTTTTTAGTGCTGTTGATGGGGATGAAGTGCTTCAGTTGGGTCAGCTTTACTTTGTGTTACCGTTGAGTTGGCTGAAAAAACCACTTCGACCGGAGCAGATGGCTGCTTTGGCCGTTAGGGCAAGTTTGGCGCTTACAAATATGAGACGGAGATATGGGGGCGGGTGTAAAAGTGCCAGTCCAGTTGTGTTTACTATTAGTCGGATGGCGGACAGGGGAGGTGGTGACAGCCGCATAAGTGATGGAGTCGGACATCGTGAAGTtgtgaggagaagaagaagaggagggcgCCGCTATAACCGTCGTGGTGGAAGTGGTAGCTATAGGACTAGGTTGAGTGTAATTTTAGAGGAGGATGAGAAGATAGAGGAGGGTGCATAA